A genomic window from Streptomyces mirabilis includes:
- a CDS encoding DUF3995 domain-containing protein, with amino-acid sequence MVWVSRRRLGDDFRECAFLLGARGKVGLDISAGQRLADERPGWFVAGGLWGVGCLCLIGASVALGLRRRGVDGRPWGFLKMLGWGIGGLLLVRGILVEVLLITGVAEVDGVSSAQKFWTLALWNPWFILGGVLFGLAARSFGKEMTGEVELRSITAH; translated from the coding sequence GTGGTATGGGTATCTCGCCGCCGGCTGGGCGACGATTTTCGCGAGTGCGCATTTCTTCTGGGCGCTCGGGGGAAAGTCGGGCTGGACATCTCCGCGGGACAGCGGCTCGCGGACGAGCGGCCGGGCTGGTTCGTGGCCGGCGGCCTGTGGGGAGTCGGCTGCCTCTGTCTGATCGGCGCCTCGGTGGCGCTGGGCCTGCGTCGACGTGGTGTCGACGGGCGCCCGTGGGGATTTCTCAAGATGCTCGGCTGGGGTATCGGCGGGCTGTTGCTCGTCCGGGGGATCCTCGTAGAGGTGCTGCTCATCACGGGTGTGGCGGAAGTCGACGGAGTCAGCTCCGCGCAGAAATTCTGGACACTCGCCTTGTGGAACCCCTGGTTCATTCTCGGCGGAGTGCTGTTCGGGCTGGCGGCGCGGAGCTTCGGGAAAGAAATGACCGGAGAAGTTGAATTGAGAAGCATAACGGCTCACTGA